The sequence below is a genomic window from Setaria italica strain Yugu1 chromosome IV, Setaria_italica_v2.0, whole genome shotgun sequence.
AGAAACAAGCACATCCGCTCATATTTTCTTTCGGCTTCTTCTCAAAGACGGACCGAACATGAGAAACTTGTTTGCCTAAATATTCGGTGCATACCACCTCTTCGGTGGAAACATGAAAACTCCTCCAAAAATCATACAACCACgtgttcaaaaaaaattgaaactatGCACATCCATAGTGTGTCTACAGAATTTACTTTGTTGCAAAAGTTCGGTTTGGAGTTGATTACTCACAAGCAAATAAGGGAGGATTTCATTTCACCCCAAAAATGTCCTTTGTAAATCAACTCAGTGTTCTCACTATCAGATGTCGACATTTATATCCCCCACACTAGTTCGTAACTTGACCATACAAATTCTCTCCCCCACACTAGTTCGTAACTTGACCATACAAATTCTATCCGGTTGTCCCGAACAGTATCTGCATCGCCACCTATTGGTTGCAAACTAAAAGAAAACTGGAAACGAGAGGCGCTCAAGAGAGGACAGCCATCACGTCCGACGCTCTCAACACGATGTAGCCCGTGCCGTCAGCTCCCTTGAACTCGCTACCTGCGTACTTGGAGTACAGAACGGTGCTGCCAGCCGGCACTGACAGTGGCTGCCTCTTGCCTTCGTCGTCAAGAGAGCCCGGCCCAACAGCTACAACCTGGACCAGTAGAATAATGCGTTAGCTCATGTATTCAGATGGTAATGATCTTAACGCCTGTAACTTCGCTAGGGGCTATACTCTTATCCTAGCATCAAATCCTGCAAGCTACAACTCGCACAACCTAAAACGTTAAGATATGGCCTAGCAGCTTTTAGGTGGCGGCTATAGAATAAAGCCAATAATATAATTCCGGAAAGAAAATTGGTGCTAAGGACTCACTGTTCCAATGGATGGCTTCTCTTTAGTTGTTTCAGTAAGGATAAGGCCCCCAGGAGTTGTCTCTTCAGCTTCTGCAACCTGCCATGGCATGCAAAAAGAAACGTAACTAAGTGGCACTATTTCAGTACAAGAGCAGGATATAAGAACAATCCATCAGAAATCTCCAGGTTTACTATCCAAAATCAAAACATCTCTGACAACATTATTACAACTAACAGGGAACATACTAATACCTTGATGAGGACACGATCATTGAGAGGCTTCATATCCTTCACATCATCGGTCTCAAGAATACCGATGATATCGTCCTCTTTTAGAATGAGATGCTTCGAGTCATTGAATTCAACCTCGGTTCCAGCATACTTCGAGTACACAACTTCTGCCCCAGTCTAAAAGACAAAACAGACATATTACTGCAAAGTATTTCATGGGCAACCAGAGGAAGGAGTATGCCAGATAATAAACATTTAGGCATGAGCAGTTGTGGAGCTTGGAGGAAACTTTAGAGGGGGACATACAGTATAGGGATAGCCATTTAACCAAGTTTTATTGGCAAACTATACCTAAACACTGTAGCATCTACTGGAGATTACACAAATGCAGGGGGGGCCATGGCCCACCTTGGCCCCAACGAAGC
It includes:
- the LOC101782949 gene encoding 20 kDa chaperonin, chloroplastic, producing the protein MSSVQLSGAGVAAVAFTNKSLATLRVCSSRRSARSLVVRAATVVAPKYTSLKPLGDRVLVKLGAAEEKTVGGILLPSTAQTKPQGGEVVAVGAGRTIGDKKIEVSIKTGAEVVYSKYAGTEVEFNDSKHLILKEDDIIGILETDDVKDMKPLNDRVLIKVAEAEETTPGGLILTETTKEKPSIGTVVAVGPGSLDDEGKRQPLSVPAGSTVLYSKYAGSEFKGADGTGYIVLRASDVMAVLS